GGTTGAATTAAAGTTTAGCTTGAAACTGAAATCTGTCCAAACAGATAATGGCACTGAGTTCAAACCTCTTACCCCTCATTTTACCAAACTTGGCATTGTCCATAGGCTCACTTGCCCCtacacacaccatcaaaatggtagtgttgaAAGGAAGCATAGCCATATCATAGAAACTGGTTTATCTTTGCTGGCTTATGCTAACATGCCATCCCAATACTGGGATCATGCTTTCTTGGCTGCTGTTTTTCTAATTAATAGGCTTCCTACTGTGGTTTTGGGCAATGAGAGTCCTTATTCTAAGTTGTTTAAGACTCTCCCTGATTATAAGATTCTCAAAGTGTTTGGCTGTGCATGTTACCCTCATTTAAGACCTTACACTCACAACAAGCTCTCCTTGAGGTCTAAGGAATGTGTGTTTATTGGATATTCTTCCTCTCATCAAGGGTACAAATGCATGGACAGTGATGGCAGAATTTTTATCTCTCGATATGTGATTTTTGATGAAGTAAAGTTTCCTTCTCCTGCCATGTTTACCTCCACTGACTCTGACCTCCCAGATAGTGGCATTCTTTCAACAATACCTATTGTTCCAGTTCCAGTTGCTGCTCAGCCTACAACCTCCAATTCAGACTCTGATTTGTCTTCAGGACCTGTCTCTCTGGCTCAGGTTTCTGCACAAGAGCAAGTCCAAGCTTCTCCTGCAGCCTCAGGCACAGCTTCAGCACCCTCTTCTCCTGTTGAGCCTTCACCTCCAGTGGGCAATATTCATCCTATGCAGACAAGAGCAAAATCTGGCATAATCATGCCCAGATTGCATCCAACCTTGCTCCTCACTCAGGCAGAACCTACTACAGCCAAGCAAGCGCTCAAAGACCCTAAGTGGTTGGCAGCCATGAAGGCTGAGTATGATGCATTACTAGCTAATGATACCTGGACATTGGTTCCTCTACCCAAAGATCGGACACCAATAGGATGcaaatgggtgtttagagtaAAGGAGAATGCAGATGGTTCTATCAATAGATATAAAGCAAGGCTTGTAGCCAAAGGTTATCATCAAGTGAAGGGTTTTGATTATTCTGAGACATTTCCCCTGTGGTCAAACCTATTACTATTAGGctcattctttctcttgcaATCACTAAACAGTGGCATATTCATCAGCTTGATGTCAATAATGCCTTTCTCAATGGTGCACTTCAGGAGGAGGTGTACATGACACAACCTTCTGGATTTCAGAACGAGGATAAGACTCTTGTTTGCAAGTTGAACAAAGCTCTCTATGGCCTCAAACAGGCccctagagcttggtttgaaagGTTAAAGTCAGCTCTTGTGAAGTATGGCTTCAAACCTAGTAGATGTGACCCCTCTTTGTTCACTTTCCACAATGCAACTTGCTGCATTTACATCCTAGTCTATGTAGATGATATCATCATTACAGGCAACTCTTTGCCTCTTGTGCAGAAAGTGGTTGAGAATCTCAATTCTGAGTTCTCTTTGAAGCAGCTAGGACTGCTAGATTATTTCCTTGGTGTTCAGGTGCATCATCTTCAGGACAGGTCATTATTGTTGACCCAGACAAAGTACATTACTGATCTACTTGAAAGAGCAGATATGGGAGAAGCAAAGGGCATCTCTACTCCTATGGTTGGTGGTGCCAAATTGAGCAAATATGGAGCAGATTACTTTGCTGATCCTACCCTTTACAGATCCATTGTAGGAGCACTTCAATATGCCACCTTAACCAGACCTGAGATAAGCTTTGCTGTGAACAAAGTTTGTCAATTTCTAAGTCAGCCTTTGGAAGATCATTGGAAGGCTGTTAAGAGAATATTAAGGTATCTTAAGGGTACTCTTCATCATGGGCTGCATCTTAAGCCTTGTTCTCTTCATTCTCCTGTTTCTCTAGTGGccttttgtgatgctgattgggcatcAGATCCTGATGACAGAAGGTCAACATCAGGATCATGTGTTTTCTTTGGCCCTAATCTTGTGTCTTGGAGCTCCAAGAAGCAGACCTTAGTGGCTCGTTCTAGTACTGAGGCAGAATACAGAAGCCTAGCCAATACTTCTGCTGAGCTGCTATGGGTTCAGTCACTTTTGCAGGAGTTGCAGattcctttttctcctcctaCAATCTTTTGTGACAACATGGGTGCAGTGGCTTTGACCCATAATCCAGTTCTACACACCCGCACTAAACACATGGAGCTTGACATCTTCTTTGTGAGTGAAAAAGTTCTCAACAAGTCTCTTTTTGTGCATCACATTCCTTCAGTTGATCAACTGGCAGATCTCTTTACAAAGGCTCTTTCACCTCTTCGTTTTGAAACTCTTCGTGACAAACTCAATGTGATTGAGAAATCCATTTCTcacccaccttgagtttgagggggcaCACATTACTCTGATTAAGAAGTTAGTTACTGTTAGTAGTATAGTTAATATTTGAGTTAGTTACATTCTGTTAGAATGAGCTGTCAATACAGCTGTCATGTGAGCTGTCATTACAGCTGTCacataactgattctgttagagTTGATAGCTTGCTTAGCAagccttgtattctctataaatactgaGATCACTCATTGTAATCTTTAGCTTTTcaataatgaaattcagttacatatcTTAGAGAGTTTAACAAATACTCTCACTACAAGTGATgatctctctatttatagagagttACAAGCTTGCATAAGAAGCTAACTAATTCTGTTATGTCAGCTCAGCTTTGACAGCTAAGCTTAACAGCTAAGCTACTAGAACAACTAACTCTAACAGTAACTAACAGTTACTCAATCAGAAACTATATCTGATTATATAGTATACTCTAATAGAGTGATTCATACGACTTCAGTAGAACTAAATAAAGTTTGTGACATAGTTAGAACcacacaccacaaaaccttaggcttaaggcaatgggtgtgtgtgttctttattatatatgcacttgtgcacttgctaatcttggcaatgtgggacttctttgagtcacaactttattatctctattactccccctcaattgggaccccattttttttttttgcctgtgCCTTGCACTCCAGCGGGAACATCAGTGGTCgtcggacttgtgctccttcgtctgagtctgcCTTTCGACTTTCTTTGTCTGGGCTAGTACTCTAGCTGGAACATCAGAGTTccttggacttgtgctccttcgtctgagtctgaGGCCTTGGCTTGCGCAAATGGGACTGtcatttttgctttttttttctcggatttttttttctttttttttttcgtttctttttttttttgggaagcggaagtcatggcttggatcagaccagctctgataccatattgaaaatgtttaactgaatttcattgattgtGAAAACTGAAGAGTACAAGTGATgatctctctatttatagagagttACAAGCTTGCATAAGAAGCTAACtaattctgttatgccagctCAGCTTTGACAGATAAGCTTAACAGCTAAGATAACTAACTTGACAGCTAAGCTACTAGAACAACTAACTCTATAACAGTAATTAACAGTTACTCAATCAGAAACTATATCTGATTATATAGTATACTCTAATAGAGTGATTCATACGACTTCAGTAGAACTAAATAAAGTTTGTGACATGACTGTCCCTAAGATGCCTTATTATTGTCTCAAATCTCAATCAGGTCATATATAAGATAAAGCTTCCTGGACCAGCAATTTTAGGTGAGGGTAAGCCTGAAAATCAGAATCATGCCATAATTTTCACACGTGGAGAAGGCTTGCAAACAATAGACATGAATCaggtatgttgatgatatgagaATAGCTCCACTCTGAAGTCTCTTCATGCCACATGTGATTAAGTTGCATCTTTTGTAGGATAACTATATGGAAGAAGCATTAAAAATGAGAAATTTGTTGCAAGAATTTCTTAAGAAGCATGATGGGGTGAGGTTCCCAAGTATTCTTGGACTTAGGGAGCATATATTTACTGGAAGGTAAATCCATAATTCAAAATCATTGTATTTCTTATTACAAAGCCATAGTTTCTGTGTTTCTGACTATCTTGCTTTGGTCTTAGTGTTTCTTCCCTTGCATGGTTCATGTCAAATCAGGAGACAAGTTTCGTGACAATTGGTCAAAGATTGTTGGCTAATCCCCTGAAGTAAGTTGTTCTACCAGTTCTTTCCAAGTGCAGGATAATATGGACACAAAGTCGGAATAAACCTACTGCTTTCTACTGTTAGATAATTGCTGAGTTGCAGAGAGAGCGCGGAGGACAGATCTTAAATATGAACACAAAACATATACTAAGTCTATTAGAAATTGGTGGATTGACCTTGTTAGAAATAAACATTTGAGATTGATTTCATCTCCATTGAAATAGGGTGGCAAATTAATTTAGTCTTCAGTCCATTTTAATTTAAAGCTGTGCTTTTGACTGATTTTTGGTCTACTAACTAATACATAAGGCTGTAGGAAGCATAAATTGTCACTAATTTGGACAGCCCGAGTACTGAGTACctatagataaaaataaatgtatAACCTGCTCTCTGTTTTCTGCTTACGCAGGGTTCGTTTCCACTATGGTCATCCCGATGTCTTCGATAGGCTTTTTCACCTGACAAGAGGGGGTGTCAGTAAAGCCTCCAAGGTTATCAATCTAAGTGAAGATATTTTTGCTGGTACAGTGTAGTCCAATCCCTCTTAGTATGCTTTGAATTTGAGTATATTTTAATTGGTGTTTTTCCATTATTTCCATTTATCAGGCTTCAACTCTACACTCCGGGAAGGAAATGTTACCCATCATGAGTACATACAGGTTGGGAAGGGAAGAGATGTGGGTCTCAACCAAATTTCTATGTTTGAAGCAAAGATAGCTAATGGCAATGGAGAGCAAACACTAAGTCGAGATGTATACCGACTTGGGCACCGCTTTGACTTCTTCAGAATGTTGTCCTGCTATTTCACCACAGTTGGATTTTATTTTAGCACTCTTGTATGTTATCACCAGAGTTGACGTTTACTTGCATATTACTTAggttttcctttttttattttcaattaggaagATCCCTAGTGGGATCTAATGGGTAATAGGAAATGGCAGGTGGAGGGGATTGAAACCCTTACCTAACAGCTGCCCCCTGATCTTAAAGTCCAGGGACGTACCCTGTGAGCTAAAGAACCCTgttatatttttagtttttatatgATTGACTTCTGAATCTCTTCTTTTCCTCTTCAATTTTGTGCAGATAACTGTTCTCACTGTATATGTATTCCTTTATGGTCGGCTCTATCTTGTTCTCAGTGGGCTTGAAGAGGGTTTGAGTACTCAAAAAGCCATTCGGGACAATAAGCCCCTTCAAGTGGCTCTTGCTTCTCAGTCATTCGTTCAGATTGGGTTTTTAATGGCGTTACCCATGCTGATGGAAATTGGCTTGGAAAGGGGCTTCCGAACTGCACTTAGTGAGTTCATATTAATGCAGTTGCAGCTGGCCCCAGTATTCTTCACATTTTCACTCGGGACAAAGACTCACTATTTTGGAAGGACATTGCTTCATGGAGGTGCAAAATATAGATCCACAGGTCGAGGGTTTGTGGTTTTCCATGCTAAATTTGCAGACAATTATAGACTTTACTCCCGTAGCCACTTTGTCAAGGGTATtgagctcatgatattgcttgTTGTATATCAAATTTTTGGTCAAAGTTATAGAAGTTCTGTTGCATATGTATTGATTACCATATCGATGTGGTTTATGGTGGGCACGTGGCTGTTTGCTCCCTTCTTGTTCAATCCCTCTGGGTTTGAATGGCAAAAAATTGTTGATGATTGGACTGATTGGAATAAATGGATTAGTAACCGAGGAGGTATAGGTGTACCACCTGAAAAAAGTTGGGAATCTTGGTGGGAAGAGGAACAAGATCATCTCCACTATTCAGGATTGCGTGGAATCATAGTGGAGATATTGTTATCATTGCGATTCTTTATCTACCAGTATGGTCTTGTATATCACTTGAAATTTACAAAGAAGGGCGACAAAAGTTTTCTGGTAAGTCTTAACCTATGTTGCCCCTTTTTTCCTACTTTTTATGTGACCATAATTTGGTAAGTTTAGTGGTATAATGGATATCTTTTCCTTGGTTAACAGGTATATGGCATTTCGTGGTTGGTGATCTTTGTAATATTGTTTGTGATGAAGGTTGGTGACAAACTACTGCTTATTAGGGACATGTCATAATTTTACATTTATGCTTCATTATTATACACATTATATTTTCTCACTGGAGTCTTTGCGCACCTGTCTATGGTGTGGGTTGGAGGAGTTTTCTTATATTGAGTTTAGTAATATAAGGACAGCCCTGTTCATTTTCTTGCCTACAAAATGTAGACACTACTTTCTTTTGGTCTAACAAattccatttttcctttttttgttgttgtctcAGACTGTGTCCGTTGGGAGGCGGAAATTCAGTGCAAATTTTCAACTTGTCTTCCGGCTAATCAAGGGAATGATATTCCTAACTTTTGTCTCTATTCTTGTTACTTTGATTGCCCTTCCACATATGACATTGCAGGACATTGTTGTTTGCATTCTTGCGTTCATGCCAACTGGTTGGGGAATGCTACAGGTAGATTCTCTTTCCACTTCTTTAGTAAATTAATGAATGTTATTTTGAGGCCCCCTCTGCTTTATCCCcaattattatcattttttaatttagttatttGTGAAATTTTGGTAACAACAAAGCACAACCTAGAAGGTGAAAGATCGGCTCATGTTATATCCCCCATCTATTAGTTTGAATGTGAGCCAAAGAGACTGAACTGTTGGTTGGACTTGTAAACTCACATTAGCATTAgcttttgattttaaaaaatctgATTATGTCTCAAATTAGGGACATATTTGTGTATAATCTTAGTAGTGTGGTATAAGATAAATTGTACTATTGAGTTAtctttatttccttcaatttgtTTTTGGTTTTAGTCTTTGTTTATCATTGCTATTTCTTTTTGCAGATTGCTCAAGCATTAAAACCCCTTGTACGCCGTGCTGGATTTTGGGGATCAGTAAAAACTCTTGCTCGCGGATATGAGATTGTGATGGGTTTGCTTTTGTTCACTCCTGTTGCTTTTCTGGCTTGGTTTCCTTTTGTTTCAGAGTTTCAAACCCGTATGCTGTTCAACCAAGCGTTCAGCAGAGGTTTGCAAATTTCTCGTATTCTTGGAGGTCAAAGGAAGGAGCGATCATCTCGCAACAAGGAATAGTTTGTCTATAAGTGGTTTAATTATTAGGAGCCCAAAAACCTTTGTTGCAGTAATAGCTTCAAAGGATTGTAAGTTTGTCTGTAACAATTGTAAGTAGTAGTAACTATGTACGAGTGAGACTAATTCTAGGCAGCATCTGATTATTAGTCAAACGTGAATGGAcgttattttaaattaaattttgctTCACTACGATTTTGCCTAAGACTTCATCAACTTGGATGTAAATTGGCCGGTAATGATTGAACTCGAAGAGAAAAACACGATGTATTAAATTAATGagtaatttaataaaaataaaccaAAGTATAAATATGGATATTAAAAACTTTTGATTTAAAAAGATCTTATAATTTGGTCTATTTATTAAAGAAAGCCATTTCAAAATGATttataagtatataactatatataaTAGCTCTCATATTGGGACAAGATGAAAGTATTCCTCTAAATACATGACTATTTGGGTATACCTCCGTTATGCTAAGTCACAGATTTCGTTTAGTAGTATGTTATGTACATTACATTATACGGCTGATATGTATAGACTTTAGTTTAAGATGATTGTTTTATCAATTGTGATACACAACACGCACGTCATCTGATGTTTGTTCAATTTTGATTGTTTAATACTTTGGTGACTGTTAATCTATATCATTCTTTATatacttaattatattataattctgtcacacacacacatatacatTTATATATCTGAGATTGCATGGTAGCATTTCATTCTCTTGTTTTTTACTCGGTGTACCTTGACAATTAAcaatcattatttttctctgaACACGGTTTTGTTAGAGCTTGATGTTTCCATGTGACACCTAGAGACAGTGGAAAAATCCAAATAAGTTTGGTCACCATGTTAGAAATCCTTAGTTAGAACtacacaacaccacaaaaccttaggcttaaggcaatgggtgtgtgtgttctttattatatatgcacttgtgcacttgctaatcttggcaatgtgggacttctttgagttaccacttcattatctctattaaatgaagtggtaactcaaagaagtcccacattgccaagattagcaagtgcacaagtgcatatataataaagaacacacacacccattgccttaagcctaaggttttgtggtgttgtgtggttctaactaaggatttctaacatggtatcagagctggtctgatccaagccatgacttccgctttcaaaaaaaaaaaaaaaaaacgtaaaaaaaaaaaagtaaaaaaaaaaaagattgaaaaaaaaaagcaaaaatggcAGTCCCATTTGCGCAAGCCAAGACCTCAGACTCAGatgaaggagcacaagtccaaggAACTCCGATGTTCCCGCTAGAGTACTAGCCCAGACAAAGAAAGTCGAAAGgcagactcagacgaaggagcacaagtccgacGACCACTGATGTTCCCGCTGGAGTTCAAGGcacaggcaaaaaaaaaaaaaaaaaaaaaaaaaattggagtcccaattgagggggagtaatagagataatgaagtggtaactcaaagaagtcccacattgccaagattagcaagtgcacaagtgcatatataataaagaacacacacacccattgccttaagcctaaggttttgtggtgttgtgtggttctaactaAGGATTTCTAACACAccagagagagtgagagagagacaTGGTGGTTGGAGATAGATAGATAGTGCTTAGCATATTAATATGAATATGGATATGATTAACCAAACGGCCTGCAAATAcctaaacaaaaaataaagggAAAGACAATGTGTGTCTACCGTCCTTGAAACATTCAAAATATTGGCCTTTCACTTGTCAAATGCGTTCTCTTGCTGCCAAATGTTCTTTTTCACTCCACTTTCTGTTTgtcattttgtttttaaatcAACCCCATTAGTTTATATGATGGTCTTTCACCAATCAGTATCTCTATCATTCTTCTTTACTCTCTTCTCCCcttattttttcatttctctcaagactacacacacacacataccaCAAGACTAGACTAAACCTGGTTTTCATATCACAGTTTCAGTTGGAGTTTTCTTCTAACAAGCTTGATTCTTTTGCCAGAGATGTTTCAAACCAagaccaacaacaacaaaatctcAGGTAAATTCATTTTTCACTCTCTAGTTTACTTATATTCAAATAATGTGATATGGTGAGACATGCTTAAGTATCAATATATTGTTAAGGTATTCTGATGATATATTACTTCCCTTTTGCCTGGAAATTCATCTATAATAATTTTGAACTTGTTTTAGACCTAACACTAGCAGGGTTGTTATAATTgttcctttttccttttcacTCTTCACCCCACCTCACTTCCATTAACCtctttttgtttggttttcacCTTTGAATGTTTCAGTTACAATTTGGTGAAAACAATTCACTTTTTGTGAGGGGATTGATTAATTTCATATAAATGGCTTCATCTTTAGAGGAGCTTCTTGCAAAGGAAGGGTTCAAAGGAAGCAGAAGAGTCACAAAGGCTCGATCTTCCTTCCACCATGGTGCTTCAAGTGAGCCACTCCACTCTTTGGAAGATAGACTTTGTGTATCAGGTGATAGAATTAAAACACACAGAACAAAGTCCAATGACTCACTACATCAGTTTAGAAGTAGATTGTCAAAAAGTGATACTCACTCTGCTAAGAACCAGAGGCCAAGAGATAATGATTTTACAGGAGACAAAAATGATGAACCGTTGAAGAACGAGACTGAGAAGAAATCTTCAAGGGACTCAAACGCAGGCAAAAGATTTGATAAAAAATCATCAGAAGACAAGTCAAGGTATGGGGTGAGTGGGAAAGAAGATGGTAGATTTGATGATGTTTATTCAAACCGAGTGTCTAATGCAAAAAGAGGCAATGAAGAATATTTCAATGAACTTGTGGAAAAGGAAAAGATAGGCAAGATGCATAGCAGAAGTTCTAGTATACATATGCTTAGACTCTCGAGTGCAATTAGAACACAAGACTCGAACACGAGATCTAATAGCAAAGGCTTTGAAGATAGCAGGAGTAAAAATGGCCATCTTGCTATGAAAGCAGATTCTAATCTTCCTCTTGATGAAGTTGCTGTCCAAGCAGTAGTTTCCATTCTAAATGGATATATAAATAGTTTTCAAAAGGATGAAGATTTTCGGACTACTTTGCGCCACAACTGTTTCTCCTCCTTGAATTTTATTGAACTGGGTGAAGAGAACAATAGTGAGACCAAAGTCATTAGAAGTCTTGAGCAAGCAATTGAAACCATAGAAAAATCTGCTGAGGAACCTATTTCTGCCACATATCTGAAAAGAGCCACCATGCAGCTTAGCATTATTACAGGTTTGAGTTTAAATGATTTAAAGTATGCATGTACATGTGGGATCCCAAATTATAAGTTGTCAGCTTGTGCTCATCTTTATCTCAGTGTGGTGTATATGAcacaaagaaaaaacaaagtGTCAGCAAAGCATCTCTTGCAAGTGTTTTGTGATTCACCTTTGCAGGCAAGGACAATTTTGTTGCCTGAACTGTGGGAGCATCTATTTGCTCCACAGTTTTCCCATTTGAAGGCATGGTTTAATAAAGAAGCTGGAATTCTAGTAGATACACCAAGCAAAACAAGAAAGCTAAGGCTTCTTCAGAAAGTGTATAATGAACATTTGGATTCTGGAACTCATATATTTGCGGTGTATTACAAAGACTGGCTCACTGAAGGGGTAGAATCTCCAACTATTCCTTCTATTTGCATTCCATCAATATCTTCTAGTGGAAGCCAGCAGGGAAGTTCACTTGGTAATTCTTCAGAGTCGTCTAGCTCTACTGAACCATTCTCACCACAGCCAATGGTCAGCAAGAAACTGtatgaatctgtctttgctagCTCTAGTAGGCCAGAAGCCTGTGAAGTTGGTGATAATCAGGATGAAGATAGCCTAGAAAATTGTGTGAGAGGCTCTTATGGTTCAACTATTGTCAAACAAACATTAATATATGAGTCTGAAACTGTTAGATTTACAGATCAAGAAACTGAAGATTTCACTCAAAGTGGTGCACCAACTGATGCATTACATCCGGTAAGTAATTTAGTGTTTATATGCTCTTGATTACTTGctataattaatagttaatatttCTGATCACCTTCTCTATTTTATCTGCTTTTATGTGCAGCTAAATAAGGAAAGTTCTACTTCTGAAGgtgagaaaaataaattttgattaATGTAGTTTCCATGTATAGTATATTCTCTAGAATACTGGATTTCCTAGCAGATAGATAAATTAAATGCATTTCATAAATACTTGGTGCAGGATCATATTTTCCGAGCATTCCACAGGAATTTATCTGTCCTCTGACTGGAAATATCTTTGAAGAACCCGTCACTCTAGAGACTGGTCAAACCTTTGAAAGAGAAGCCATGAAAGCATGGTTTGAAAATGGAAACAGAACATGCCCGATAACAAGAAATACTTTAGAATGTGTAGCCATGCCATTGACCAACCTTATTTTGAAGCGTTTGATAGATGATTGGAAGTCCGAACGGTTTAATCTCCTTCTGGATTTCGCTTCTCAAACAGTGGAAATTTCGGAGATGCTTAGGTTGAAAAAGAAGGATGAAGCTGCTGTTTTCAAGTTAGAGGGTCTTCTCTCCTCTTTGAAAGAAGAGGATAAATCCACTTATGCAAAGCATCTCATCTCTATAGGTGTTCTTTCATTTCTCTTTAGGAGGTTTGAACTGGGAAATATGGAGGAGAAATCACATGTCATAGCACTCTTGCTAAATTTTATTCGTGCAGACTCTAGTTGCATATATCAGATAGCAAGAAGTGTTAACAGAAAATGTCTTCTAGAGCTTCTTCATAGCAAGGTTACCCCAATAACAAACGCAATACTACTCCTTACTGAACTTGTATCTATGAAGAGGTGAGTGTTACCAAATTTGGTATTTAATTTCAGAAGGGTCCTTTTGATTGTTTAATAGCCAAGTTCAACTTATTTGTCATAAAGACAACTAATATCTATTACTCTTATCATGATATGTTATTTACTAGATTTCATTTTTGTAGGAGAACAGATGTTACTTCATTCATAAGTGGCTTGGTGGGTGAAGATGTATTTAGTACAATGCATGTTCTGCTCACGTATCTCGAGAATCCTTCTCTACTTGAAAAGCCTCTAATTGCTGTCCTTTTGTTACACTTTGGTCTACTGGTATGCTGAAATAGTGTTAAAAATGTTGCTCAGTTTTACTAGTATGATCAATTTTCTTACTAGTATGTATGAAACATGTTTGTGCTGCAGGTTGAGCCTGATAGGTTTAGCATATACAGAGAAGTGGCTGTGAATGCCATTGCAGTGGCACTTGACGCCAGCTTAAACGATGAGAAGGCCCGAAAAAAGTGTTGCAGAGCACTTCTAATCTTATGTGGCCATTTTTCTTCTGAAGGGAAGACAACGACCAAGACTAGCATCTTAAAGCATGCAGGCTATAATAATGATGACTCAGAATTAAAACCTCCTAGACATAAAGAAGAGGGTCAACAATCATATGTAACCATTTCATCAGTAAGTTCTCTTCATTATTAGCGAATTGTCATCTCCTAATGTCTTTCTTTGCATCATTTATgaaaaaatatgtttatttgAATGTATCtttgataataaattaattaaaatcacAGGAAGATGACGAAGAAAGGGGTGAAGAGTTGCTAATGAACTTGTTAGAATCATTAATTGGTGATGGGGAAAGCCCATTTCTAAAGACCATATCAAGATGTTTAGATTCTAGACACCTAGACTTGGTGAGGACATGCCTAATAACTGTTACATGGTTGAGCTCCTCACTATCAACACTATTTCATGCTGGATTTCATCTTCGCGCCTTCTTAGCTATCAGCTCTCAGTTGAAAAGAATCTTGGAAAATGGAGAAATTGAACTCAAGATTCTTTCATCTGTGTCCTTGCTTAACTTCAGTAAAATATCAGGTTTGGCACCTTAAgcttttttttggttaatttttttagaaaacctTGCAAGTTGTGAGAACTACTGAAGATGATCTCATTCTAAATGCAAAAGggagagaaaatataaaattatatgaaaGACTAATGTTGATACCTCTGTAACTACACTATTGATTGATCTACCTTATCACATG
This is a stretch of genomic DNA from Lotus japonicus ecotype B-129 chromosome 1, LjGifu_v1.2. It encodes these proteins:
- the LOC130729028 gene encoding putative E3 ubiquitin-protein ligase LIN-2 isoform X2: MASSLEELLAKEGFKGSRRVTKARSSFHHGASSEPLHSLEDRLCVSGDRIKTHRTKSNDSLHQFRSRLSKSDTHSAKNQRPRDNDFTGDKNDEPLKNETEKKSSRDSNAGKRFDKKSSEDKSRYGVSGKEDGRFDDVYSNRVSNAKRGNEEYFNELVEKEKIGKMHSRSSSIHMLRLSSAIRTQDSNTRSNSKGFEDSRSKNGHLAMKADSNLPLDEVAVQAVVSILNGYINSFQKDEDFRTTLRHNCFSSLNFIELGEENNSETKVIRSLEQAIETIEKSAEEPISATYLKRATMQLSIITGLSLNDLKYACTCGIPNYKLSACAHLYLSVVYMTQRKNKVSAKHLLQVFCDSPLQARTILLPELWEHLFAPQFSHLKAWFNKEAGILVDTPSKTRKLRLLQKVYNEHLDSGTHIFAVYYKDWLTEGVESPTIPSICIPSISSSGSQQGSSLGNSSESSSSTEPFSPQPMVSKKLYESVFASSSRPEACEVGDNQDEDSLENCVRGSYGSTIVKQTLIYESETVRFTDQETEDFTQSGAPTDALHPLNKESSTSEGSYFPSIPQEFICPLTGNIFEEPVTLETGQTFEREAMKAWFENGNRTCPITRNTLECVAMPLTNLILKRLIDDWKSERFNLLLDFASQTVEISEMLRLKKKDEAAVFKLEGLLSSLKEEDKSTYAKHLISIGVLSFLFRRFELGNMEEKSHVIALLLNFIRADSSCIYQIARSVNRKCLLELLHSKVTPITNAILLLTELVSMKRRTDVTSFISGLVGEDVFSTMHVLLTYLENPSLLEKPLIAVLLLHFGLLVEPDRFSIYREVAVNAIAVALDASLNDEKARKKCCRALLILCGHFSSEGKTTTKTSILKHAGYNNDDSELKPPRHKEEGQQSYVTISSEDDEERGEELLMNLLESLIGDGESPFLKTISRCLDSRHLDLVRTCLITVTWLSSSLSTLFHAGFHLRAFLAISSQLKRILENGEIELKILSSVSLLNFSKISECRMILKTMAEDIAPLLCGLVDVTWTAKQLHAIVSRENL
- the LOC130729028 gene encoding putative E3 ubiquitin-protein ligase LIN-2 isoform X1, translated to MFQTKTNNNKISEELLAKEGFKGSRRVTKARSSFHHGASSEPLHSLEDRLCVSGDRIKTHRTKSNDSLHQFRSRLSKSDTHSAKNQRPRDNDFTGDKNDEPLKNETEKKSSRDSNAGKRFDKKSSEDKSRYGVSGKEDGRFDDVYSNRVSNAKRGNEEYFNELVEKEKIGKMHSRSSSIHMLRLSSAIRTQDSNTRSNSKGFEDSRSKNGHLAMKADSNLPLDEVAVQAVVSILNGYINSFQKDEDFRTTLRHNCFSSLNFIELGEENNSETKVIRSLEQAIETIEKSAEEPISATYLKRATMQLSIITGLSLNDLKYACTCGIPNYKLSACAHLYLSVVYMTQRKNKVSAKHLLQVFCDSPLQARTILLPELWEHLFAPQFSHLKAWFNKEAGILVDTPSKTRKLRLLQKVYNEHLDSGTHIFAVYYKDWLTEGVESPTIPSICIPSISSSGSQQGSSLGNSSESSSSTEPFSPQPMVSKKLYESVFASSSRPEACEVGDNQDEDSLENCVRGSYGSTIVKQTLIYESETVRFTDQETEDFTQSGAPTDALHPLNKESSTSEGSYFPSIPQEFICPLTGNIFEEPVTLETGQTFEREAMKAWFENGNRTCPITRNTLECVAMPLTNLILKRLIDDWKSERFNLLLDFASQTVEISEMLRLKKKDEAAVFKLEGLLSSLKEEDKSTYAKHLISIGVLSFLFRRFELGNMEEKSHVIALLLNFIRADSSCIYQIARSVNRKCLLELLHSKVTPITNAILLLTELVSMKRRTDVTSFISGLVGEDVFSTMHVLLTYLENPSLLEKPLIAVLLLHFGLLVEPDRFSIYREVAVNAIAVALDASLNDEKARKKCCRALLILCGHFSSEGKTTTKTSILKHAGYNNDDSELKPPRHKEEGQQSYVTISSEDDEERGEELLMNLLESLIGDGESPFLKTISRCLDSRHLDLVRTCLITVTWLSSSLSTLFHAGFHLRAFLAISSQLKRILENGEIELKILSSVSLLNFSKISECRMILKTMAEDIAPLLCGLVDVTWTAKQLHAIVSRENL